The Morococcus cerebrosus sequence GCCGTCCGGCGGCGTTGATGCGCGGACCCAGTGCAAACCCCATGTCAAAAGGCTGCGCTTTGCGCCAGTCGCGCCGCGCCACTTCAAACAGGGCGCGGATGCCGGGCCGCATTTTGCCGGAACGCATCCGTTTCAAACCTTGCGACACGAGGATACGGTTGTTGTGGTCGAGGGGGACGACGTCGGCGACGGTGCCGAGTGCGACCAAATCCAAAAGTTCGCCCAAATTCGGCTCTCTAAGGTCGTCTGAAAAATAATTACGGCGGCGCAATTCGGCACGCAACGCCATCAACACATAAAAAATCACGCCCACGCCCGCCAGACTTTTGCTGGGGAAGCCGCAGCCTTTTTGGTTCGGATTGACGATGATGCAGTCGGGTACGGTTTCGGCGGGCAGGTGATGGTCGGTTACGATCACGTCCAAACCCAATTCCTGCGCCCGCGCCACTCCTGCGATGCTGGCGATGCCGTTATCGACCGTAATCAGCAAATCCACGCCTTGCGCGGCGGCGATTTCGGCAAGCTCGGGCGTCAAGCCGTAGCCGTGTTCGAAGCGGTTGGGTACGAGGAAATCCACCGCCGCACGCATCGCCGCCAAGCCGCTCATACCGACGGAACACGCGGTCGCGCCGTCGGCATCGTAGTCGGCGACAATCAGGATTTTTTCCTTGCGTTCGATGGCATCCGCCAGACGGCGGGCGGCAGCTTCGCAATTCGTCAGCGATTGATAAGGCAGAAGGCCGGCAAGTTTGTCGTCCAATTCGGCGGGACTCTGCACGTCGCGCGAGGCGCACAGGCGGGCGATTAAAGGGTCGGCGCCGGCAGTGAGCAAATCATCGAGGACGTTTTGGTTGACGGGGCGGGTTTGGATTTTGACGGGCATGGTGTGCGGACGGAGTATAGTTGTATTTGAGGGGATGTATTTTAAGGCGGGAAAGGTCGTCTGAAAACCTAAAAGCAAACCAAAATCTGCTGCTTGGGTTCAGACGACCTTTTATTGCGAAGGACAAGGAGAACCTCTTTCTCGTTTTAAGTTTCCGGAACGAAGTTGTCGTCAAACAAATTGTCCTGCTGTATTTCTTCCCATTCGTCCTGTTGTCTCAGCAAATCGAGTTTTTTGTTGCGGATTTTGGTTTTGCGCATATGCAGCAGGCGCATGACTTGGTGTTTTTGATCGTCCGTCATCTGCTGCCAATACAATCTCTCTTCGCGGCTGCGCAGGCAACCTTTGCAATAGCCTTTTTCGTTGGCTTCGCATACGCCGATGCAGGGGCTGGGGATGGGGAAGAAATCGGGTTGTTCCATGATGAAGGTGCGGAAAGGTCGTCTGAAAGAGTATAGCCAAGGTGCAGGGTTTCGGCCAGGTATGTACCGTCCGAATATATAAGGTCGTCTGAAAACCTTATTGATAGGTTTTCAGACGACCTGTGTTTACTTTAAAAATTCAAGTAATCAGTTTGCCATTTGTTTTGCCTGAACCGCTGTCAGGGCGATGGTGAAGACGATGTCTTCTACCAATGCGCCGCGGGAAAGGTCGTTGACCGGTTTGCGCAAACCTTGCAACAGCGGGCCGACGCTCAGGACGTTGGCGCTGCGTTGTACGGCTTTGTAAGTACAGTTGCCGGTGTTGAGGTTCGGGAAAATCAAGACGCTTGCCTGACCGGCGACGGTGCTTTCAGGGGCTTTGGTTTTGCCGATTTCAGGCACGGTAGCCGCATCGTATTGCAGCGGGCCGTCGATTTCCAAGTCCGGGCGTTTTTCTTTTGCCAGTTTGGTGGCTTCAATCACGGCATCGACATCAGGGCCGCTGCCTGAATTGATGGTGGAGTAGGAAATCATGGCAACTTTAGGCGGGATGCCGAAGGCTTTGGCGGTATCGGCGGATTGGATGGCGATATCGGCAAGCTGTTCGGGCGTCGGGTTCGGGTTGACCGCGCAGTCGCCGAAGACGAGGACTTGGTTGGGCAGCAGCATGAAGAATACGCTGGACACGAGGCTGGCGCCCGGTGCGGTTTTAATCAGCTGCAAGGCGGGGCGGATGGTGTTGGCGGTCGTATGAACGGCGCCGGATACCAAGCCGTCCACGTCGTTTTGCGCCATCATCATGGTGCCGAGGACAACGGTGTCTTGCAGTTGTTTGCGGGCGTCTTCAGGCGTCAGGCCTTTGGATTTGCGCAATTCGCACATCGGCTCGACGTATTGTTCGACCAATGTAGCGGGATCGATGATTTCCAACGAGTCAGGCAGGCTGATGCCGCGTTCTTTGGCAACGGCTTCAACTTCTTCGCGTTTGGCAAGCAAGACGCAGCGGGCAATGCCTTTTTCGTGGCAGATGGCGGCTGCGGCGACGGTACGCGGTTCTGCACCTTCAGGCAGGACGATGCGCATATCGGCTTTGCGGGCAAAATCAATCAGGTTGTAACGGAATTGGGCGGGAGAAAGGCGGGAGGCTTCGCGTTTTGCCAACGCAGATACGTCTTTGAGCGCGCTGCTTGAGCCGTAGAATGTCAGTCCGGTCAGGCGGGCGACTTCTTCGCCTACGGATGCTGCCGCGCCTTCAATAATGAAGCCTTCCAAAAGACCCGGTGCGTTGGTATAAAGCTGTTTGGCAAGGTTGATTCGGTGTGCCACTTCGGCTGCGTCAGCACTATCAGATTGCAATGCCAAGACTACGCCTGCATCCAAAGACAATGCCAGCTCGACGTTTTTGCCGGACAGGAAGAGTTTGTCCGCTTCGGGGGCGATACCTTCGATAACAAGATTGTCGGTATTGAGTGCGACGGCTTTGCCGACCACAGCGTCAAACCAGTCGTCGCTTTTGCCTTGTGCCAACAGAGTTTCGGCGGATGCGTCGAGCGGTTGGAAAACTTGCGCGCCCAAAGCTTGGGCAAAGGCTTTGCTTGCTGCTGCCACGTCCAAACCGGCGGATACCGGAGCGACCAATAATTTAGCCATGATATGTGTCCTTTCTATTTGGAGGTTGTCCGTCTTGGAGGTTGTCCGTCGCCGCCGTGATGCGGACGTAACGGCAATGGCTTAATACTAACAAACAAATTGCGTTTCCAACAAGGTTAAATGTTAATGGATTGAGCGAAAATGCAATGGATTTTTAAGGGGCTGATACTGTCTGTGCGAAATACAGAAAAGGTCGTCTGAAAAAACCTTTGATGGGGTTTTCAGACGACCTCTTGTGCGGTTGGGTTGTCAGCCTTTGAACACGGGGACGAGTTCGAGCTGGCTCAATACCTGCGCGGCGATGTTGATGATACCGAAGAGGAAAACCCAAACCATCAGCCCGAATCCGCCGTAAACCTTGTAGTTTTTGCCTGCGCCGAATTTTTGGCGCGAACGGTAGAGCAGCATGGCGGGGATGATGCCGGTCCAAATGGTTGCCGCCAGACCGACGTAGCCGATGGCGGTAACGAAGCCTGTTGGATACAACAGACAGAAAATCAGGGGCGGCAGGAAGGTGAGGGCGGCGGTTTTGGTGCGGCCGGACACGCTGTCGTTCCATTTGAAGATGTCGGCGATGTAGTCAAAGAGGCCGAGCGTTACGCCGAGGAAGGAAGTGGCAATCGCCATGTAGGAGAAGAGGGTCAACACTTTGTCCATGCTGCCGGTTTGGGCGAACTTGGACAGGGTTTCGATGAGGACGGAGACTTGCCCTTCGGCGGCGATGACGGGGGCGAATTCGTTGCGCGGCAGGTTGCCTTGGATGGCGACTTGCCACAGGACGTAAATCACGAGCGCGACCAGCGTACCTGCCCAAATGGATTTGGCGACTTTGGGCGCATCGCCTTTAAAGTATTTGAGCAGGCTGGAGACGTTGCCGTGGAAGCCGAAGGAGGCGAGGCAGACGGGCAGGGCGGCGGAGATGTAAATCCAGTAGCTCGTGCCTGCGGGGGCTTGGGTGTCGAAGAGGACGGGCAGTTTGGCATCGGCAATCAGCCCGCCGGTCGCCCAGATGAAAGTCAGCACCATACCGCCGATGAGGACGCTGGTGAAGCGATCGACCAGCCGTGCCGACGCCCACACGCAAAAGGCGAGGATGCCGAAGAAGACAAGCTGTCCGACGGTGAGCGAAACATCGCTACCCACCGCGCTGCCCAAGCCTTTGGCGGTCAAGTCGCCGCCGACGAAGATGTAGGCGTAGGTAAGTAAATATAAAACGAAGGCGACAGCGATGCCGTTGATGACGTTCCAAGTTGGGCCGAGCAGGTCTTTGACCATGGTGTCGAAGCTGGCGCCGTGCGGATAGTGGGTGTTGACTTCAAGGATCATCAGACCGCTGGAAAGCATGGAAAACCAAGTGTAAAGCAACACAATCAGCGAGCCTGTGAACCAGACGCCGGAGGTGGCGGTCGGGTTGGCAAGCATGCCTGCGCCGATGACTGTACCGGCGATAATCATGGCGCCGCCGAATAGCGACGGGGTTTTGACGGACATGGAATTCTCCTCGGAAAAACAGTCCGCCATTATGCCGTAAAGTGTAAGGATTGGTAAGGAGGTCGTCTGAAAATTGCGGGGAAATGGCAGACAGCAGGAGGATTTTCGGACGGGGAGGCGGCGTGTGGATGAGGGCGGTTTAATTTTTTGAAAGATAGGGAGAAACGGCGGTTTCTCCTTTTTTATTTGGTTGGGTTGAAAAAAGGTTTTCAGACGACCTTTTGCTTGAAAATGCCGAATTTACATATTTATACGGCATTTTATGGCTAATTTTTCTCTAATTTTGCCTTCCTAGAATGCGCAACCCTTACAGAGGCCGCATCCGCAACAGGGTGCGGTAACAAAAAAAACAGACGACACATCAAGCAGAAAGGAAGCCGCATGAGCCAATCATACGAAGTCATTTTTGAAAACAACCGCAAATGGCAGGAAACGAAGAGGCAGCAATGCCCCGATTACTTCAAAGACCTCGCCGACGGACAAAATCCCGAATACCTCTACATCGGCTGCTCCGACAGCCGCGTCGCGGCGGAAGAGCTGATGGGGTTTGAACCGGGCGACGTGTTCGTGCACCGCAACGTCGCCAACCTTGTGCACGGTTTGGACATGAATGCCGCCTCCGCCATCGAATACGCCGTCTCGCATCTGAAAGTCAAACACATCATCATCTGCGGCCACTACAACTGCGGCGGCATCAAAGCGGCGATGCTGCCCGAAGATTTTGGCACGATGAATCCGTGGTTGAGCAACATCCGCGACGTGTACCGCCTGCATCAGGAAGAACTGGACGCAATCGAAGACGAACATCTGCGCTACGACCGCCTGGTCGAATTGAACGTGCAGGAGCAGTGCCTCAACGTCATCAAAATGGCGTGCGTGCAGGAACGCTACCTGCTCGACGGCTACCCGATCGTGCACGGCTGGGTCTTTGACCTGCGTACCGGCCGCCTCATCGATTTGAACATCGACTTCAAAAACATCCTCGCCGACATCCAGAAAATCTACGACCTCACCGATTCAGAATGGGTGGTCAACGCGCGCAAGAAAGCGGGTTGATGGCTTGGAGGTCGTCTGAAAATCAGTTTGGACAAGCGTCCTGATTTTTTAGACGACCTTGATTTGCCCCAATCCTATCAAATACAAAAACATACACACATCAGGAGTACCCCTCACCATGAAACCCCAGCAGAAAAAACAGCCTTTGGGCAGCCTGTTTAAGTCCAATTTCGCTTCCGGACTGGTCGTCTTCCTCGTCGCCCTGCCGTTGTGCCTCGGCATCGCGCTTGCTTCAGGCGCGCCGCCGTTGTCCGGCGTGTTGGCGGGCATCGTCGGCGGCATCGTCATCGGTTCCCTCAGCACCTCGCACATCAGCGTGTCCGGCCCCGCCGCAGGCTTGGCAGCGATTATCCTTGCCGCGATTACCGAACTCGGTTCGTTCGAGCTGTTTCTGTGCGCGGGCTTAATCGCCGGCGCCATCCAGCTTTTGCTCGGCTTCATCCGCGCCGGCAGCCTTGCCGAATACATCCCCGTGTCCGTTATCGAAGGCATGTTGGCGGGCATCGGCGTGATTATCATCATGAAACAGATTCCGTTCGCCTTGGGCAGCAACGGCAGCCTCGCCGACCCTGCCGCCCTGTTCGCCGACATCCACACAGGCTCCCTTTTGGTAGCAGGCGTGTCGATGGCGATCCTAATCGTATGGGACAAAATCCCCGCGTTGAAAAACATCAAAGCCCTGCCCGCCGCGCTGGTTGCCGTGGGCGCGGGGATACTGATGAACCAATGGTTTGTCGCCAGCGGCAGCAGCCTTGCCATTCCCGCCGGACAACTCGTCCAACTGCCCGTTCCCGACACATGGCGCGAAGCCGCAGCTATGCTCACGCTGCCCAACTTTTCAGGTTTCGGCAACAGCTACGTCTGGATGACCGGCATCACCATCGCCATTGTCGCCTCGATTGAAACCCTGCTCTGCATCGAAGCCGCCGACCGCCTCGACACCCGCCGCCGCATCACCGATACCAACCGCGAATTGCGCGCGCAGGGCGCAGGCAACATCGTCAGCTCGCTTATCGGCGGCCTGCCCATCACCTCCGTCGTCGTGCGTTCGTCCGCCAACGCCAATGCAGGCGCGACGCACAAACTGTCTGCCGTTATCCACGGCGTCCTGTTGCTGGTGTGCGTTTTGGCGATTCCCTTTATCCTCAACATGATCCCCCTGTCCACCCTCGCCGCCGTCTTGCTGCTGGTGGGCTACAAACTGGCGAAACCCGCTACCCTCCTGCATTTCTGGCATAAAGGGCTGTACCAGTTCATCCCCTTCGCCGCCACCCTCGTTGCCGTCGTCGCGCTCGACCTGCTCAAAGGCGTCGGCATCGGGCTCGCCATCAGCATCATCTTCATCCTTCAGGGCAACATGAAACGCGCCTACTACCTCAGCCGCGAAGAACTCGCCGAAGCCGACGAAATCAGCTTAGAGCTGGCAGAAGAAGTCTCGTTCCTGAACAAAGCCGCCATCAAGAAAACCCTGAAAAACATCCGCCCGGGTTCCAAAGTAACCATCAACGCCGAACGCTCGTCCTACATCGCCGGCGACGTATTGGAACTGATTGAAGACTTCGCCAACGTCTTCGCCAAGGAAAACGACATAGACGTCGTGCTCAAAGGCTTCAAATCCGACTACGACCACGAAGGCCGCGACCACCACAGCCATGTGCGGGTAGGGCATAGCGCGAGTATTTAGAAGTCGGGTTGGAATGAATAGGAGAAGAAAAAGGTCGTCTGAAAAACCTGTTTTGGGGATTTTCAGACGACCTTTTTGTATTTCGACACTATAAATCCATTATCGCTTCAATACGATAGGATTCGCGGGCAAAGCCCACGCTACGCTGTTGGGCAACGCTCAAAGTCGGTGAAAAGCCCATAGCGGGAATTGTTGTGTTGGTTTATGGGATAACCGTAGCGTGGGCTTTGCCCACGAGAATCCGCCCCCTCTCATGTTTGGTGAAAGGGGAGTCGGAAGAGGGGGGGGCTTTGATCCTTATGCCGTATATCCGCAAGCCACCCCCCATCCTAGCCTTCCCCCGCCAGACGGGGGAAGGGATCGGGTTGCTGTAACTGAAAAAGGTCGTCTGAAAAACCTATTTCGAGCTTTTCAGACGACCTATTTGGCAGATGCAAATGGAAAATACCTGCTTCGTCATTCCCGCGCAGGCGGGAATCTAGGTTTTGGAAGCTATGGAAATCTTTAAAAATTGCAGCGGCCTTTCAGAGTCTGGATTCCCGCCTGAGCGGGAATGACGGCGGCTGATGAATCGGCTGTTTTGTCCGACAGAAAAGAAACATAATGAAATATCTAAAAAAAAACAGCAGGATTCGCGGGCAAAGCCCACGCTACACCGTCGGGCAATGCCTAAAGTTGGAGAAAACCCATAGCGGAATTTTTTGTGTTGGTTTGAGGGATAACAATCGTAGCGTGGGCTTTGCCCACGAGAATTCGCTCCCTCTCCCGTCTGGCGGGAGAGGGTTGGGGAGAGGGTGGTTCTTGCCCTTTATGCCGTATATCCGCAAACTACCCCCATCCTAGCCTTCCCCCGCCAGACGGGGGAAGGGATCGGGTTGCTGTAACTGAAAAAGGTCGTCTGAAAAACCTATTTCGAGCTTTTCAGACGACCTATTTGCATTCTGATACTTTAAATCCATTATCGCTTCAATACGATGGGATTCGTGGGCAAAGCCCATGCTACACCGTCGGGTAATGCTTAAAGTTTGGGAAACCCATAGTGGGAGTTGTTGCGTTGATTTGTGGGATAACCATAGCGTGGGCTTTGCCCACGAGAATTTGCCCCCTCTCCCGTCTGGCGGGAGAGGGTTGGGGAGAGGGGGGCTCTTGCCCTTTATGCCGTATATCCGCAAGCCACCCCCATCCTAACCTTCCCCCTCCAGACGGGGGAAGGGATCAGGTTGCTGTAACTGAAAAAGGTCGTCTGAAAACCTTATCTCAAGTTTGAACTGCACCCCAAAAGTTGGACATCCCCCCTCCAACTCACAAGGTGCAGTTTTTTTATGAGCAAATATACATTACACTTTAAATACCAAGCCGTACTCCACTACCTGCATATACGCAGCCAACAGCGTACCGCAGACCACTACGGCATCTCCCGAACCCACCTGCGACGATGGATACGCGCCTATCAAGAAGGCGGCATCGGCGCACTCGAACATCCCCAATCCAAAACCATGCCCCAACACCGCAAAAACCCCTTCATCGCCGACAAACCCGACCACGAAAAAACACAGGCGGAGCTTATCGAAGAGTTGTGCTATATGCGCGCAGAGGTCGCCTACCTAAAGGAGTTAAAAGCCCTCAGCCAAAAGCGGACCGAAAAGGACAAAGCCAAACCGTCCAAACACTGAGGGCGCAACACCCGCTCAAATACCTGCTGCACATCGCAAACCTGCCCAAAAGCAGCTTTTACTACCATCACCAAGATCGACCCGATCCCGACGAGGCCGACAAAGCCCTCCTTGTCGAAACCTACAAACGGCATAAAGGACGCTACGGACAAAGGCGCATTGCCGCAGCATTGGATTGGAACCGCAAAAAAGCAGCGCGGTTGATGAAGCAGTTGGAACTGAAAGCCCTCATACGGGCAAAAAAAGCCTACCGCCATCCCGCCATGGGCGAGATATCGGAACACCTCCTCAAACGCCTATTCACAGCCGAAAAGCCCAACGAGAAATGGCTGACCGACGTGACCGAACTCAAAGGAAAGGACGGCAAACTGTACCTCTCGCCAATCTTGGACCTGTTCAACCGAGAAATCGTCGCCTACGCCATGAGCCGCAATGCTAACAGCGAAATGGTGAAGGAAATGCTCGAAAAAGCCGCACCCCGGCTGACCGGCGAAGGAACGATGCTTCATTCGGACCAAGGCGTGCTGTACCGTACGGCGGGATATAGGGAATTGCTTGCGGAGCATTCCATGGTTCAAAGCATGTCGCGAAAGGCGAACTGCTGGGACAATGCGCCGATGGAAAGCTTCTTTGCGGTGTTGAAGACGGAGTGTTTCTATAACGCAGGAGAATTGACGGTGGACGAATTGATGAAGCAGATAGATGACTATATGGATTACTACAACCGGGAGCGTTGCAGTCTGAAATTGAAAAAGCTGAGTCCTGTCGCATACAGAACCCAGCTTGCACAGAGCGCCTGAAAAGGCTTTTATGAGTGTCCAAGATTTGGGGGCCAGTTCAGTTTTCAGACGACCTTGCGTTTTTGACGGATTTGACGACGGTAATTTAGAACGTAACTGCTTCAGCCAAAATTTTACCTGCCAAGTCTTTGGGCGACAGGTTGGGTTCGCCTTGCAACGGCCATTCGATGCCGACGGTCGGGTCGTTCCAAATCAGTGAATGTTCGGCTTTCGGGTTATAATAGTCCGTGCATTTGTAAACGAATTCGGCTTCATCGCTCAAAACGTAAAAGCCGTGTGCGAAACCTTCAGGTACCCAAAGCTGGCGTTTGTTTTCTGCCGACAGGATTTCGCCAGCCCATTTGCCGAAAGTCGGCGAGTCTTTACGCATATCGACGGCAACGTCAAACACTTCGCCGACGACGACGCGCACGAGTTTGCCTTGTGTGTTTTCGGTTTGGTAATGCAGGCCGCGCAATACGCCTTTGCCTGATTTGGAATGGTTTTCCTGTACGAAGGTGCGGTCGCAGACGTTGGCCTTAAACCATTCGTCGCGGAAGGTTTCCATGAAGAAGCCACGAGCGTCGCCGAAGACTTGCGGTTCTAAAAGTTTGACGTCGGGTAGGGTGGTATCGATGATTTTCATGAAGTATTCTCAAAGTATGGGACAAGTCGTCTGAAAACGGACGGGATGTTACAAACAAGCCATTTCGTTTGCCATTAGCTGTTCTAAGGTTTCGCGTCGGCGGATAAGCCGGTATTCGTCGCCGTCCACCAAGACTTCCGCCGCCCGGTTGCGTGTGTTGTAATTGCTTGCCATGCTGGCGCCGTATGCGCCTGCGCTGCGGATAACCAGCAAATCGCCTTCTTCGCAGGCAAGGTTGCGGTCTTTACCGAGGAAGTCGCCGGTTTCGCAAATTGGGCCGACGATGTCGGCGGTCAGCGGCGGGATGTTTTTTGGTTCTACCGCTTCGATACGGTGGTACGCGTCATACAGGGCGGGGCGCATGAGGTCGTTCATGGCAGCGTCGACCATGACGAAGTTTTTCTCTTCGCCGTGTTTGACAAACTCGACGCGCGCCAGCAGCGAGCCTGCGTTGCCGACCAGGCTGCGGCCAGGTTCGAGGATGAGTTTCAGACGACGTGTGCCGATCAGTTTTTGAACCGCTTGGGCATACGCGCCCAAATCGGGGACGGTTTCGTCTCGATAAACGATGCCGACGCCGCCGCCTAAGTCTAAATGTTCTAAAACGATGCCTTCGGCGGCAAGTGCGTCAACCAAAATCAAAATGCGCTCGCAGGCTTCGATAAGCGGGCTGAGGTCGGTCAGTTGCGAACCGATGTGGCAGTCAATGCCGATGATTTTGAGGTGGCTTTGGCGGGCGGCGTGGCGGTAGGCTTCGAGCGCGTCGGCGTAGGCGATGCCGAATTTGTTGGCTTTCAGGCCTGTGGAGATGTAGGGATGGGTTTTGGCATCGACATCGGGGTTGACGCGCAGGGAGACGGGGGCGGTTTTGCCCAAGCGTTCGGCAACCTTTTGAATGCGGTCGATTTCGGGGATGCTTTCCATATTGAAGCATTTCACGCCTGCATGAAGCGCGAACTCAATTTCTGCTTCGCTTTTGCCCACGCCTGAAAATATGGTTTTCGCCGCGTCGCCGCCCGCCGCCAAAACGCGCGCCAATTCGCCGCCGGAGACGATGTCGAAACCGCTGCCCAGCGAGGCGAAGTGTTTGATGATGCTCAGATTGCCGTTGGCTTTAACGGCGTAGCAGACGAGCGGGGAAAGCGCGGCAAACGCGGTTTGGTAGTTTTCAAATGCTTCGGTCAGCGCGGATTGGCTGTACACATAAAGCGGCGTGCCGAATTCTTCGGCAAGACGGGAATAGGGGACTTGTTCGCAATGCAGGGTCATGTTGGTGAGGCTTAATCGTTGGTTTGATTGGTAGGTTCTTTGGAAGAATGGGTTTTCAGGCCGGTTTGGACCACGCCGAAACGCGCCTTGTCGCCTTCTTTGGGCAGGTAGAGGTCGCCTTTGTAGCCGCAGGCTGAAAGCAGGAGGGCGGTTGCCGCCGCAAAAAATACGCCGTATTTCATCGGTAAACTTCCTTCATAAGCGCGAATGTGGCAAGATTCGGTATCTTAAACAAAAAACACACAAAAAGCCATGATGACCGAAAGCGAATTCATCCGCATGAGCGAAGAATTGTTCGAACACATCGAAGACCAAATCGACGAAAACGGCTGGGATTTCGACTGCCAGTTTGCCGGAAACGTCCTGACCATCGAAGCGGCAGACGGCACGCAAATCATCGTCAACCGCCACACGCCAAACCAAGAATTGTGGATTGCCGCAAAAAGCGGCGGCTACCATTTCGCCGAGCAAAACGGCAAATGGCTGGCAACGCGCGACGGACGGGATTTCTACGATGTTTTGAACGAAGCACTAAGCGCGGCTTCGGGCGAAGCGGTTGAGATTGCCGAATTGTGATCGGACTCAGAAGCCCATCTCACACCCAAAACATTTACTCAAAAGGATAATCCAATGCCCCTGTTAGACAGTTTCAAAGTCGACCACACCCGTATGCACGCCCCTGCCGTGCGTGTAGCGAAAACCATGACCACGCCCAAAGGCGACACCATTACCGTATTCGACCTGCGCTTTTGCGTTCCCAACAAAGAAATCCTGTCTGAAAAAGGCATCCACACGCTGGAGCATTTGTTCGCAGGCTTTATGCGCGACCACTTGAACGGCAACGGTGTCGAAA is a genomic window containing:
- the lysA gene encoding diaminopimelate decarboxylase translates to MTLHCEQVPYSRLAEEFGTPLYVYSQSALTEAFENYQTAFAALSPLVCYAVKANGNLSIIKHFASLGSGFDIVSGGELARVLAAGGDAAKTIFSGVGKSEAEIEFALHAGVKCFNMESIPEIDRIQKVAERLGKTAPVSLRVNPDVDAKTHPYISTGLKANKFGIAYADALEAYRHAARQSHLKIIGIDCHIGSQLTDLSPLIEACERILILVDALAAEGIVLEHLDLGGGVGIVYRDETVPDLGAYAQAVQKLIGTRRLKLILEPGRSLVGNAGSLLARVEFVKHGEEKNFVMVDAAMNDLMRPALYDAYHRIEAVEPKNIPPLTADIVGPICETGDFLGKDRNLACEEGDLLVIRSAGAYGASMASNYNTRNRAAEVLVDGDEYRLIRRRETLEQLMANEMACL
- the lptM gene encoding LPS translocon maturation chaperone LptM; this translates as MKYGVFFAAATALLLSACGYKGDLYLPKEGDKARFGVVQTGLKTHSSKEPTNQTND
- the cyaY gene encoding iron donor protein CyaY encodes the protein MMTESEFIRMSEELFEHIEDQIDENGWDFDCQFAGNVLTIEAADGTQIIVNRHTPNQELWIAAKSGGYHFAEQNGKWLATRDGRDFYDVLNEALSAASGEAVEIAEL